One region of Oryza sativa Japonica Group chromosome 5, ASM3414082v1 genomic DNA includes:
- the LOC4339530 gene encoding zinc finger protein BRUTUS isoform X1, with product MATPLADEGSIAAAVMPRSPSPPAAAAGSAAEAPMLIFVYFHKAIRAELERLHAAAVRLATERSGDVGELERRCRFLFSVYRHHCDAEDAVIFPALDIRVKNVAGTYSLEHKGENDLFAHLFSLLKLDVRNDDGLRRELASCTGAIQTFITQHMSKEEEQVFPLLIKKFSHEEQADLVWQFLCSIPVNMMAEFLPWLATSVSSDEHQDILNCLHKIVPDEKLLQQVVFAWIGGEAVKTISHDFCSPCSKSNVRCKDAIDQTDKYGCSHEHFKTGKRKRAESSYSQLVMHPIDEILCWHNAIRKELSDIVEETRRIQQSGDFSDISDFNVKLQFIADVCIFHSIAEDQVIFPAVNDQVSFEQEHAEEERRFNKFRCLIEQIQITGARSTAVDFYSELCSQADQIMEKIERHFKNEETKVLPQARIHFSSEKQRELLYKSLCVIPLKLLERVLPWFVSKLNDQDAEAFLQNMFLAAPSSEAALVTLLSGWACKGRSKGTSNSGKFICLTPRALSSPLDENGFKDCQLCPCSLQSDICSRPAKKWNDTESSNISNCSQTADIALTCKNRPCHIPGLRVEISNLAVNSFASAESFRSLSLNYSAPSLYSSLFSWETDAAFSGPDNISRPIDTIFKFHKAIRKDLEFLDVESRKLIDGDESSLRQFIGRFRLLWGLYRAHSNAEDEIVFPALESKETLHNVSHSYTLDHKQEEELFKDISTILFELSQLHADLKHPLGGADAVGANHIHPYNRIDWSKKNNELLTKLQGMCKSIRVTLSNHVHREELELWPLFDKHFSVEEQDKIVGRIIGSTGAEVLQSMLPWVTSALSLDEQNNMLDTWRQVTKNTMFDEWLNEWWKRSPTSSGPSSDASHPEEDHFQEKFDQSEQMFKPGWKDIFRMNQSELEAEIRKVSRDSTLDPRRKAYLIQNLMTSRWIAAQQKSPQPQSEDRNGCTVLPGCCPSYRDPENQIFGCEHYKRKCKLVAACCNKLFTCRFCHDKVSDHTMERKATVEMMCMQCLKVQPVGPNCQTPSCNGLSMAKYYCSVCKFFDDERSVYHCPFCNLCRLGQGLGIDFFHCMKCNCCLGMKLIEHKCREKMLEMNCPICCDFLFTSSAAVKGLPCGHFMHSACFQAYTCSHYTCPICSKSLGDMTVYFGMLDGLLAAEELPEEYRDRCQDILCNDCERKGRSRFHWLYHKCGFCGSYNTRVIKIDRADCSTSD from the exons atggcgacCCCGTTGGCCGACGAGGGCTCGATCGCCGCCGCGGTGATGCCGCGCTCGCCTtctccaccggccgccgccgcggggtcgGCGGCCGAGGCGCCGATGCTGATATTCGTCTACTTCCACAAGGCGATCCGCGCGGAGCTGGAGAGGCTGCACGCCGCGGCCGTGCGCCTCGCCACGGAGCGgtccggcgacgtgggggagcTCGAGAGGCGGTGCCGCTTCCTCTTCTCCGTCTACAGGCACCACTGCGACGCCGAGGACGCG GTTATCTTTCCAGCACTTGATATTCGAGTGAAAAATGTAGCAGGCACGTATTCCCTTGAACATAAGGGGGAAAATGATCTGTTTGCACACCTGTTCTCTCTGTTAAAGCTTGATGTGCGGAATGATGATGGTCTTCGGAGGGAACTCGCGTCCTGTACAGGTGCAATTCAAACGTTTATAACCCAACATATGTCCAAGGAAGAAGAGCAG GTCTTCCCACTGCTCATTAAGAAGTTTTCACATGAAGAGCAAGCTGATTTAGTCTGGCAATTCTTATGCAGCATCCCTGTCAATATGATGGCAGAGTTCCTTCCATGGCTTGCTACTTCTGTTTCATCTGATGAGCACCAAGATATTCTTAACTGCTTACATAAAATAGTTCCGGACGAGAAACTTCTCCAACAG GTTGTATTTGCGTGGATTGGAGGGGAAGCAGTGAAAACAATATCACATGATTTTTGTAGTCCTTGTTCAAAAAGCAATGTTAGATGCAAGGATGCTATTGATCAAACAGACAAGTATGGATGCTCACATGAGCACTTTAAAACTGGAAAGAGAAAGCGTGCAGAATCTAGTTATAGTCAGCTTGTTATGCATCCAATAGATGAGATTTTGTGTTGGCACAATGCTATCCGAAAAGAATTGAGCGATATAGTAGAAGAAACAAGAAGGATCCAACAATCTGGGGACTTCTCGGATATATCAGACTTTAATGTGAAACTTCAATTTATTGCGGATGTGTGCATCTTCCACAG TATTGCAGAGGATCAGGTTATATTTCCAGCAGTCAACGATCAAGTGTCCTTTGAGCAGGAGCACGCTGAAGAAGAACGGCGgtttaataaatttagatgtttAATTGAACAAATCCAAATAACAGGAGCCAGATCAACAGCAGTGGATTTTTACTCTGAGCTATGTTCACAAGCTGATCAGATAATGGAGAAAATCGAGAGGCACTTCAAAAATGAGGAAACAAAG GTACTTCCTCAAGCTAGGATTCATTTTTCATCAGAGAAACAAAGGGAACTTTTATATAAGAGTCTCTGTGTCATACCGTTGAAGTTATTGGAGCGTGTTTTACCGTGGTTTGTATCGAAGCTGAATGATCAGGATGCAGAAGCTTTTCTTCAGAATATGTTTTTGGCAG CACCTTCCTCTGAAGCTGCATTGGTCACTCTTCTCTCTGGTTGGGCATGCAAAGGTCGCTCAAAGGGCACCTCTAACTCTGGAAAATTCATATGCTTGACACCAAGGGCACTGAGCAGCCCATTGGATGAAAATGGGTTTAAAGACTGCCAGTTATGTCCATGTTCTTTACAATCAGATATTTGTTCTAGGCCAGCCAAGAAATGGAATGACACAGAATCTAGTAACATAAGCAACTGCTCACAAACGGCTGATATAGCATTGACATGTAAAAACAGACCTTGTCACATTCCTGGGTTAAGGGTAGAAATTAGCAATCTTGCTGTCAATTCGTTTGCTTCTGCAGAGTCCTTCCGATCGCTGTCTCTCAATTATTCTGCTCCTTCATTGTATTCAAGTCTTTTTTCATGGGAGACAGATGCAGCCTTTTCTGGCCCAGATAACATTTCAAGGCCAATTGACACAATATTCAAATTTCATAAGGCAATTCGCAAAGATTTGGAGTTCTTAGATGTGGAATCTAGAAAGCTCATAGATGGGGATGAATCTTCCCTTCGCCAATTCATCGGAAGGTTTCGTTTACTGTGGGGTCTTTATAGAGCACACAGCAATGCTGAAGATGAAATTGTATTTCCTGCTCTTGAATCGAAAGAGACACTGCACAATGTCAGCCACTCATATACTCTTGACCACAAGCAGGAAGAAGAATTATTTAAAGATATATCCACTATTCTTTTTGAGCTTTCACAATTGCATGCTGATTTGAAGCATCCTCTTGGTGGTGCTGATGCAGTTGGAGCGAACCACATTCATCCATATAATAGGATCGATTGGTCCAAAAAGAATAATGAACTTTTGACAAAGCTTCAAGGAATGTGCAAGTCTATCCGGGTTACTCTGTCTAATCATGTCCATAGAGAAGAACTTGAATTGTGGCCACTATTTGATAAACATTTTTCTGTAGAGGAGCAGGATAAGATTGTAGGCCGTATAATTGGAAGTACAGGAGCTGAGGTTCTGCAGTCAATGTTACCCTGGGTTACATCAGCGCTTAGTCTAGATGAACAGAACAATATGCTGGACACATGGAGGCAAGTAACTAAGAATACAATGTTTGATGAATGGCTAAATGAATGGTGGAAGAGATCACCTACTTCTTCTGGCCCTTCAAGCGATGCCTCCCATCCAGAAG AAGATCATTTCCAGGAAAAGTTCGATCAGAGTGAACAGATGTTTAAGCCTGGTTGGAAGGACATCTTCCGAATGAACCAGAGTGAGCTTGAGGCTGAGATACGAAAGGTTTCTCGTGATTCTACTCTTGACCCAAGGAGGAAGGCTTATCTAATCCAAAATCTCATGACCAG CCGCTGGATAGCTGCTCAGCAGAAATCGCCCCAACCTCAGTCAGAAGATCGCAATGGATGTACAGTATTACCTGGATGTTGTCCTTCATACCGAGATCCAGAGAATCAGATTTTTGGCTGTgagcattacaaaaggaaatgCAAACTTGTTGCTGCATGCTGCAATAAACTGTTCACATGCAGGTTTTGTCATGATAAAGTTAGTGACCATACAATGGAAAG GAAAGCAACGGTGGAAATGATGTGCATGCAATGCCTGAAAGTTCAACCAGTTGGTCCAAATTGCCAGACCCCTTCTTGCAATGGGCTATCCATGGCAAAGTATTATTGCAGCGTATGCAAGTTTTTTGACGatgaaag GAGTGTGTACCATTGCCCCTTTTGCAATTTGTGTCGTCTTGGGCAAGGATTGGGTATTGATTTTTTCCATTGCATGAAGTGCAACTGTTGCCTGGGCATGAAATTGATAGAGCATAAATGTCGAGAAAAGATGCTAGAGATGAATTGCCCAATCTGCTGCGACTTCCTATTTACATCGAGTGCAGCAGTTAAAGGTCTACCTTGTGGCCATTTCATGCATTCAGCTTGCTTTCAG GCGTACACCTGTAGTCACTACACCTGCCCAATCTGCTCTAAATCCTTGGGAGATATGACA GTATACTTTGGCATGCTTGATGGCTTGCTGGCCGCAGAAGAGCTTCCTGAGGAATACCGGGACCGGTGCCAG GATATACTTTGTAACGATTGTGAAAGAAAAGGAAGGTCTCGGTTCCATTGGCTGTATCACAAATGCGGCTTCTGCGGTTCATATAACACTAGAGTTATCAAGATTGATAGAGCTGATTGTTCAACATCAGATTAA
- the LOC4339530 gene encoding zinc finger protein BRUTUS isoform X2 — protein sequence MATPLADEGSIAAAVMPRSPSPPAAAAGSAAEAPMLIFVYFHKAIRAELERLHAAAVRLATERSGDVGELERRCRFLFSVYRHHCDAEDAVIFPALDIRVKNVAGTYSLEHKGENDLFAHLFSLLKLDVRNDDGLRRELASCTGAIQTFITQHMSKEEEQVFPLLIKKFSHEEQADLVWQFLCSIPVNMMAEFLPWLATSVSSDEHQDILNCLHKIVPDEKLLQQVVFAWIGGEAVKTISHDFCSPCSKSNVRCKDAIDQTDKYGCSHEHFKTGKRKRAESSYSQLVMHPIDEILCWHNAIRKELSDIVEETRRIQQSGDFSDISDFNVKLQFIADVCIFHSIAEDQVIFPAVNDQVSFEQEHAEEERRFNKFRCLIEQIQITGARSTAVDFYSELCSQADQIMEKIERHFKNEETKVLPQARIHFSSEKQRELLYKSLCVIPLKLLERVLPWFVSKLNDQDAEAFLQNMFLAAPSSEAALVTLLSGWACKGRSKGTSNSGKFICLTPRALSSPLDENGFKDCQLCPCSLQSDICSRPAKKWNDTESSNISNCSQTADIALTCKNRPCHIPGLRVEISNLAVNSFASAESFRSLSLNYSAPSLYSSLFSWETDAAFSGPDNISRPIDTIFKFHKAIRKDLEFLDVESRKLIDGDESSLRQFIGRFRLLWGLYRAHSNAEDEIVFPALESKETLHNVSHSYTLDHKQEEELFKDISTILFELSQLHADLKHPLGGADAVGANHIHPYNRIDWSKKNNELLTKLQGMCKSIRVTLSNHVHREELELWPLFDKHFSVEEQDKIVGRIIGSTGAEVLQSMLPWVTSALSLDEQNNMLDTWRQVTKNTMFDEWLNEWWKRSPTSSGPSSDASHPEDHFQEKFDQSEQMFKPGWKDIFRMNQSELEAEIRKVSRDSTLDPRRKAYLIQNLMTSRWIAAQQKSPQPQSEDRNGCTVLPGCCPSYRDPENQIFGCEHYKRKCKLVAACCNKLFTCRFCHDKVSDHTMERKATVEMMCMQCLKVQPVGPNCQTPSCNGLSMAKYYCSVCKFFDDERSVYHCPFCNLCRLGQGLGIDFFHCMKCNCCLGMKLIEHKCREKMLEMNCPICCDFLFTSSAAVKGLPCGHFMHSACFQAYTCSHYTCPICSKSLGDMTVYFGMLDGLLAAEELPEEYRDRCQDILCNDCERKGRSRFHWLYHKCGFCGSYNTRVIKIDRADCSTSD from the exons atggcgacCCCGTTGGCCGACGAGGGCTCGATCGCCGCCGCGGTGATGCCGCGCTCGCCTtctccaccggccgccgccgcggggtcgGCGGCCGAGGCGCCGATGCTGATATTCGTCTACTTCCACAAGGCGATCCGCGCGGAGCTGGAGAGGCTGCACGCCGCGGCCGTGCGCCTCGCCACGGAGCGgtccggcgacgtgggggagcTCGAGAGGCGGTGCCGCTTCCTCTTCTCCGTCTACAGGCACCACTGCGACGCCGAGGACGCG GTTATCTTTCCAGCACTTGATATTCGAGTGAAAAATGTAGCAGGCACGTATTCCCTTGAACATAAGGGGGAAAATGATCTGTTTGCACACCTGTTCTCTCTGTTAAAGCTTGATGTGCGGAATGATGATGGTCTTCGGAGGGAACTCGCGTCCTGTACAGGTGCAATTCAAACGTTTATAACCCAACATATGTCCAAGGAAGAAGAGCAG GTCTTCCCACTGCTCATTAAGAAGTTTTCACATGAAGAGCAAGCTGATTTAGTCTGGCAATTCTTATGCAGCATCCCTGTCAATATGATGGCAGAGTTCCTTCCATGGCTTGCTACTTCTGTTTCATCTGATGAGCACCAAGATATTCTTAACTGCTTACATAAAATAGTTCCGGACGAGAAACTTCTCCAACAG GTTGTATTTGCGTGGATTGGAGGGGAAGCAGTGAAAACAATATCACATGATTTTTGTAGTCCTTGTTCAAAAAGCAATGTTAGATGCAAGGATGCTATTGATCAAACAGACAAGTATGGATGCTCACATGAGCACTTTAAAACTGGAAAGAGAAAGCGTGCAGAATCTAGTTATAGTCAGCTTGTTATGCATCCAATAGATGAGATTTTGTGTTGGCACAATGCTATCCGAAAAGAATTGAGCGATATAGTAGAAGAAACAAGAAGGATCCAACAATCTGGGGACTTCTCGGATATATCAGACTTTAATGTGAAACTTCAATTTATTGCGGATGTGTGCATCTTCCACAG TATTGCAGAGGATCAGGTTATATTTCCAGCAGTCAACGATCAAGTGTCCTTTGAGCAGGAGCACGCTGAAGAAGAACGGCGgtttaataaatttagatgtttAATTGAACAAATCCAAATAACAGGAGCCAGATCAACAGCAGTGGATTTTTACTCTGAGCTATGTTCACAAGCTGATCAGATAATGGAGAAAATCGAGAGGCACTTCAAAAATGAGGAAACAAAG GTACTTCCTCAAGCTAGGATTCATTTTTCATCAGAGAAACAAAGGGAACTTTTATATAAGAGTCTCTGTGTCATACCGTTGAAGTTATTGGAGCGTGTTTTACCGTGGTTTGTATCGAAGCTGAATGATCAGGATGCAGAAGCTTTTCTTCAGAATATGTTTTTGGCAG CACCTTCCTCTGAAGCTGCATTGGTCACTCTTCTCTCTGGTTGGGCATGCAAAGGTCGCTCAAAGGGCACCTCTAACTCTGGAAAATTCATATGCTTGACACCAAGGGCACTGAGCAGCCCATTGGATGAAAATGGGTTTAAAGACTGCCAGTTATGTCCATGTTCTTTACAATCAGATATTTGTTCTAGGCCAGCCAAGAAATGGAATGACACAGAATCTAGTAACATAAGCAACTGCTCACAAACGGCTGATATAGCATTGACATGTAAAAACAGACCTTGTCACATTCCTGGGTTAAGGGTAGAAATTAGCAATCTTGCTGTCAATTCGTTTGCTTCTGCAGAGTCCTTCCGATCGCTGTCTCTCAATTATTCTGCTCCTTCATTGTATTCAAGTCTTTTTTCATGGGAGACAGATGCAGCCTTTTCTGGCCCAGATAACATTTCAAGGCCAATTGACACAATATTCAAATTTCATAAGGCAATTCGCAAAGATTTGGAGTTCTTAGATGTGGAATCTAGAAAGCTCATAGATGGGGATGAATCTTCCCTTCGCCAATTCATCGGAAGGTTTCGTTTACTGTGGGGTCTTTATAGAGCACACAGCAATGCTGAAGATGAAATTGTATTTCCTGCTCTTGAATCGAAAGAGACACTGCACAATGTCAGCCACTCATATACTCTTGACCACAAGCAGGAAGAAGAATTATTTAAAGATATATCCACTATTCTTTTTGAGCTTTCACAATTGCATGCTGATTTGAAGCATCCTCTTGGTGGTGCTGATGCAGTTGGAGCGAACCACATTCATCCATATAATAGGATCGATTGGTCCAAAAAGAATAATGAACTTTTGACAAAGCTTCAAGGAATGTGCAAGTCTATCCGGGTTACTCTGTCTAATCATGTCCATAGAGAAGAACTTGAATTGTGGCCACTATTTGATAAACATTTTTCTGTAGAGGAGCAGGATAAGATTGTAGGCCGTATAATTGGAAGTACAGGAGCTGAGGTTCTGCAGTCAATGTTACCCTGGGTTACATCAGCGCTTAGTCTAGATGAACAGAACAATATGCTGGACACATGGAGGCAAGTAACTAAGAATACAATGTTTGATGAATGGCTAAATGAATGGTGGAAGAGATCACCTACTTCTTCTGGCCCTTCAAGCGATGCCTCCCATCCAGAAG ATCATTTCCAGGAAAAGTTCGATCAGAGTGAACAGATGTTTAAGCCTGGTTGGAAGGACATCTTCCGAATGAACCAGAGTGAGCTTGAGGCTGAGATACGAAAGGTTTCTCGTGATTCTACTCTTGACCCAAGGAGGAAGGCTTATCTAATCCAAAATCTCATGACCAG CCGCTGGATAGCTGCTCAGCAGAAATCGCCCCAACCTCAGTCAGAAGATCGCAATGGATGTACAGTATTACCTGGATGTTGTCCTTCATACCGAGATCCAGAGAATCAGATTTTTGGCTGTgagcattacaaaaggaaatgCAAACTTGTTGCTGCATGCTGCAATAAACTGTTCACATGCAGGTTTTGTCATGATAAAGTTAGTGACCATACAATGGAAAG GAAAGCAACGGTGGAAATGATGTGCATGCAATGCCTGAAAGTTCAACCAGTTGGTCCAAATTGCCAGACCCCTTCTTGCAATGGGCTATCCATGGCAAAGTATTATTGCAGCGTATGCAAGTTTTTTGACGatgaaag GAGTGTGTACCATTGCCCCTTTTGCAATTTGTGTCGTCTTGGGCAAGGATTGGGTATTGATTTTTTCCATTGCATGAAGTGCAACTGTTGCCTGGGCATGAAATTGATAGAGCATAAATGTCGAGAAAAGATGCTAGAGATGAATTGCCCAATCTGCTGCGACTTCCTATTTACATCGAGTGCAGCAGTTAAAGGTCTACCTTGTGGCCATTTCATGCATTCAGCTTGCTTTCAG GCGTACACCTGTAGTCACTACACCTGCCCAATCTGCTCTAAATCCTTGGGAGATATGACA GTATACTTTGGCATGCTTGATGGCTTGCTGGCCGCAGAAGAGCTTCCTGAGGAATACCGGGACCGGTGCCAG GATATACTTTGTAACGATTGTGAAAGAAAAGGAAGGTCTCGGTTCCATTGGCTGTATCACAAATGCGGCTTCTGCGGTTCATATAACACTAGAGTTATCAAGATTGATAGAGCTGATTGTTCAACATCAGATTAA
- the LOC4339530 gene encoding zinc finger protein BRUTUS isoform X3, protein MCGMMMVFGGNSRPVQVFPLLIKKFSHEEQADLVWQFLCSIPVNMMAEFLPWLATSVSSDEHQDILNCLHKIVPDEKLLQQVVFAWIGGEAVKTISHDFCSPCSKSNVRCKDAIDQTDKYGCSHEHFKTGKRKRAESSYSQLVMHPIDEILCWHNAIRKELSDIVEETRRIQQSGDFSDISDFNVKLQFIADVCIFHSIAEDQVIFPAVNDQVSFEQEHAEEERRFNKFRCLIEQIQITGARSTAVDFYSELCSQADQIMEKIERHFKNEETKVLPQARIHFSSEKQRELLYKSLCVIPLKLLERVLPWFVSKLNDQDAEAFLQNMFLAAPSSEAALVTLLSGWACKGRSKGTSNSGKFICLTPRALSSPLDENGFKDCQLCPCSLQSDICSRPAKKWNDTESSNISNCSQTADIALTCKNRPCHIPGLRVEISNLAVNSFASAESFRSLSLNYSAPSLYSSLFSWETDAAFSGPDNISRPIDTIFKFHKAIRKDLEFLDVESRKLIDGDESSLRQFIGRFRLLWGLYRAHSNAEDEIVFPALESKETLHNVSHSYTLDHKQEEELFKDISTILFELSQLHADLKHPLGGADAVGANHIHPYNRIDWSKKNNELLTKLQGMCKSIRVTLSNHVHREELELWPLFDKHFSVEEQDKIVGRIIGSTGAEVLQSMLPWVTSALSLDEQNNMLDTWRQVTKNTMFDEWLNEWWKRSPTSSGPSSDASHPEEDHFQEKFDQSEQMFKPGWKDIFRMNQSELEAEIRKVSRDSTLDPRRKAYLIQNLMTSRWIAAQQKSPQPQSEDRNGCTVLPGCCPSYRDPENQIFGCEHYKRKCKLVAACCNKLFTCRFCHDKVSDHTMERKATVEMMCMQCLKVQPVGPNCQTPSCNGLSMAKYYCSVCKFFDDERSVYHCPFCNLCRLGQGLGIDFFHCMKCNCCLGMKLIEHKCREKMLEMNCPICCDFLFTSSAAVKGLPCGHFMHSACFQAYTCSHYTCPICSKSLGDMTVYFGMLDGLLAAEELPEEYRDRCQDILCNDCERKGRSRFHWLYHKCGFCGSYNTRVIKIDRADCSTSD, encoded by the exons ATGTGCGGAATGATGATGGTCTTCGGAGGGAACTCGCGTCCTGTACAG GTCTTCCCACTGCTCATTAAGAAGTTTTCACATGAAGAGCAAGCTGATTTAGTCTGGCAATTCTTATGCAGCATCCCTGTCAATATGATGGCAGAGTTCCTTCCATGGCTTGCTACTTCTGTTTCATCTGATGAGCACCAAGATATTCTTAACTGCTTACATAAAATAGTTCCGGACGAGAAACTTCTCCAACAG GTTGTATTTGCGTGGATTGGAGGGGAAGCAGTGAAAACAATATCACATGATTTTTGTAGTCCTTGTTCAAAAAGCAATGTTAGATGCAAGGATGCTATTGATCAAACAGACAAGTATGGATGCTCACATGAGCACTTTAAAACTGGAAAGAGAAAGCGTGCAGAATCTAGTTATAGTCAGCTTGTTATGCATCCAATAGATGAGATTTTGTGTTGGCACAATGCTATCCGAAAAGAATTGAGCGATATAGTAGAAGAAACAAGAAGGATCCAACAATCTGGGGACTTCTCGGATATATCAGACTTTAATGTGAAACTTCAATTTATTGCGGATGTGTGCATCTTCCACAG TATTGCAGAGGATCAGGTTATATTTCCAGCAGTCAACGATCAAGTGTCCTTTGAGCAGGAGCACGCTGAAGAAGAACGGCGgtttaataaatttagatgtttAATTGAACAAATCCAAATAACAGGAGCCAGATCAACAGCAGTGGATTTTTACTCTGAGCTATGTTCACAAGCTGATCAGATAATGGAGAAAATCGAGAGGCACTTCAAAAATGAGGAAACAAAG GTACTTCCTCAAGCTAGGATTCATTTTTCATCAGAGAAACAAAGGGAACTTTTATATAAGAGTCTCTGTGTCATACCGTTGAAGTTATTGGAGCGTGTTTTACCGTGGTTTGTATCGAAGCTGAATGATCAGGATGCAGAAGCTTTTCTTCAGAATATGTTTTTGGCAG CACCTTCCTCTGAAGCTGCATTGGTCACTCTTCTCTCTGGTTGGGCATGCAAAGGTCGCTCAAAGGGCACCTCTAACTCTGGAAAATTCATATGCTTGACACCAAGGGCACTGAGCAGCCCATTGGATGAAAATGGGTTTAAAGACTGCCAGTTATGTCCATGTTCTTTACAATCAGATATTTGTTCTAGGCCAGCCAAGAAATGGAATGACACAGAATCTAGTAACATAAGCAACTGCTCACAAACGGCTGATATAGCATTGACATGTAAAAACAGACCTTGTCACATTCCTGGGTTAAGGGTAGAAATTAGCAATCTTGCTGTCAATTCGTTTGCTTCTGCAGAGTCCTTCCGATCGCTGTCTCTCAATTATTCTGCTCCTTCATTGTATTCAAGTCTTTTTTCATGGGAGACAGATGCAGCCTTTTCTGGCCCAGATAACATTTCAAGGCCAATTGACACAATATTCAAATTTCATAAGGCAATTCGCAAAGATTTGGAGTTCTTAGATGTGGAATCTAGAAAGCTCATAGATGGGGATGAATCTTCCCTTCGCCAATTCATCGGAAGGTTTCGTTTACTGTGGGGTCTTTATAGAGCACACAGCAATGCTGAAGATGAAATTGTATTTCCTGCTCTTGAATCGAAAGAGACACTGCACAATGTCAGCCACTCATATACTCTTGACCACAAGCAGGAAGAAGAATTATTTAAAGATATATCCACTATTCTTTTTGAGCTTTCACAATTGCATGCTGATTTGAAGCATCCTCTTGGTGGTGCTGATGCAGTTGGAGCGAACCACATTCATCCATATAATAGGATCGATTGGTCCAAAAAGAATAATGAACTTTTGACAAAGCTTCAAGGAATGTGCAAGTCTATCCGGGTTACTCTGTCTAATCATGTCCATAGAGAAGAACTTGAATTGTGGCCACTATTTGATAAACATTTTTCTGTAGAGGAGCAGGATAAGATTGTAGGCCGTATAATTGGAAGTACAGGAGCTGAGGTTCTGCAGTCAATGTTACCCTGGGTTACATCAGCGCTTAGTCTAGATGAACAGAACAATATGCTGGACACATGGAGGCAAGTAACTAAGAATACAATGTTTGATGAATGGCTAAATGAATGGTGGAAGAGATCACCTACTTCTTCTGGCCCTTCAAGCGATGCCTCCCATCCAGAAG AAGATCATTTCCAGGAAAAGTTCGATCAGAGTGAACAGATGTTTAAGCCTGGTTGGAAGGACATCTTCCGAATGAACCAGAGTGAGCTTGAGGCTGAGATACGAAAGGTTTCTCGTGATTCTACTCTTGACCCAAGGAGGAAGGCTTATCTAATCCAAAATCTCATGACCAG CCGCTGGATAGCTGCTCAGCAGAAATCGCCCCAACCTCAGTCAGAAGATCGCAATGGATGTACAGTATTACCTGGATGTTGTCCTTCATACCGAGATCCAGAGAATCAGATTTTTGGCTGTgagcattacaaaaggaaatgCAAACTTGTTGCTGCATGCTGCAATAAACTGTTCACATGCAGGTTTTGTCATGATAAAGTTAGTGACCATACAATGGAAAG GAAAGCAACGGTGGAAATGATGTGCATGCAATGCCTGAAAGTTCAACCAGTTGGTCCAAATTGCCAGACCCCTTCTTGCAATGGGCTATCCATGGCAAAGTATTATTGCAGCGTATGCAAGTTTTTTGACGatgaaag GAGTGTGTACCATTGCCCCTTTTGCAATTTGTGTCGTCTTGGGCAAGGATTGGGTATTGATTTTTTCCATTGCATGAAGTGCAACTGTTGCCTGGGCATGAAATTGATAGAGCATAAATGTCGAGAAAAGATGCTAGAGATGAATTGCCCAATCTGCTGCGACTTCCTATTTACATCGAGTGCAGCAGTTAAAGGTCTACCTTGTGGCCATTTCATGCATTCAGCTTGCTTTCAG GCGTACACCTGTAGTCACTACACCTGCCCAATCTGCTCTAAATCCTTGGGAGATATGACA GTATACTTTGGCATGCTTGATGGCTTGCTGGCCGCAGAAGAGCTTCCTGAGGAATACCGGGACCGGTGCCAG GATATACTTTGTAACGATTGTGAAAGAAAAGGAAGGTCTCGGTTCCATTGGCTGTATCACAAATGCGGCTTCTGCGGTTCATATAACACTAGAGTTATCAAGATTGATAGAGCTGATTGTTCAACATCAGATTAA